Part of the Triplophysa rosa linkage group LG3, Trosa_1v2, whole genome shotgun sequence genome, GTATTGAATTGGGTACACAAGTCCACTAGTACATTAACAGTATACTTACAAATGCAGAGTttgattccaaaatgagataactaatttcatgtgttttattgtgttagttagctggattttttgagttattatggcttaaatcaaaacaaaccaactgcagtttgattgacattaattggagtgcacaataaaaaacatgatttttgaaacgcgtatctcattttggaaccaaactcttcaaataaacATTACTTACATGTAGTACTTGGTAATACAGTATACtacgtaagggataatccacagctagccgtgcgttaaagggttctaatgcacgacgtggaggccacgAACCACCCGACCGACGCGGAGTTTCTTTCCTGATAAATgcagtaaaatgtaaatgataaacAATATACAAATGTGCAAAATTAGGACAGCAAAACAAATCTTTTACTAAACCATTAAAAGTGGGGAGAATGTTTTGTTATTGACATCAAAAGTTCATTCACACAAATGAGTTTGTTGAGTACAGTAAATGAAaagtaaaagagagagaaactgcTGGTACTTATTTGGTCTTTTTGGCTTCTGTGAAAGTCTTCGTAATCTTTGTTTTGGCTGCGGTGTGAATAAACCAGAACAAAAACTGAGCAAGCAGCAGATCTCAGAGGAGCTCCGTTTCAAGCATCACTACACCAGAACCATGTGGATTTCATGACAGACCTTCTGGCTATacgctaaaaataaaacaacagaataGTCTTTTTTTACTTGAACTAAAAGCTTGACATTGATTCTACAACATTCACGTGTCTCAGGTCAGAGTTTTTTCACTCCAGTCACATGAAGCATTAGATGTTAGTTTGTTAATAATTGAATGACCTCAGTTCTCATAATGACTCCTCATATGTTTATATTGTAACCATGTCAAACATTATTTTGGCTGGTGATGTCATTTTCTTTAGACTGGGTTCAGGTAgtccacaacacaacacaaataatgtacaacacacacattttattcCATATATCAGACGGTTATCTGACATATTGGGTTTGATGCAACAAAACTCTAAAAGATCTAAAGATATGTTGTACACAGTTTTATCTCCACGCTCGTGGAGTATTTCCAGTAAGTCATTCACAAGCTCATTGCAGGTCAGACGGTTTTAAATCGAGTGGATTACGTTTTTCAACATTCAAGAATACGGCTGATAAATACAATGTGGTAAATCTACAGGAAAACCATCACGAAACATCCAGTGCTTGAGTCTGTTGTTTAAACTTCATCTTCATGACCAGAACCAAGAGTCTGTTATAGTCAGATTTTCTTCAAACACTTTGGGCTAAAATGaactgaaatggaaaaaaaatgttttcatgcaTCATCCCAATAATAAAGTTCtcattatataaaaatgaattcaacatTCAGGTGTTGTGATTCCAGAACATTCCAGTAGCGCGGACGTGTCTCCTCGTGTCTCTGATCTCTGACCAGTAGGACTGCGTCTGTCCCGCACGGTCTCTGTCCACTGAAGAACCACAGACAGACAGCCAGAGGGGGGCGCTGTTGTGTTGAATATATGACCTCACAGAAGGGTCTGGTCTCAGTCCTTCACCAGTCTGTAGATGTGATGTTGAGCTCCATGTTCACTAGTCGAGACTTCAAACACGTAAGCGATGCATAGTAACGTTTCTAATGTGTCTCTGCTGGTTACAACctgaaagaaaagagagaaagtcaaCCAACACCAGCGATGTGTGATTAAGTTAGTACAGTTAGCCTAAAAATCGCAATTCCGTCATCATTCCCCCTCATGTGAAGCttgtatgtgagtctttcttcagtggaacacaaaagaagatattttgagaaatgtctttgttgttttgtgttcatatagaagtcaatggagttcagtgttgtttggttattaacgttcttcaaaatatcttcttttgtgttctgtacacAAAAACCTGTAATAACTAAGTGCTCAGTTAAGTATCAGTTAAGTATCCTTATGTCAAAGTAGTACTTCTTACTCGGGACTAAATTTGCCCTCTTTTTAGTTAATAAAGTGtctttaagtatactttaagtgTGCCAACctcgaggttatcacatttatttttacttttcctaactacatgtagaaatatgactgctGTATTGattaaagtgaatatgaacttgttttcttttcagtatttgaggtctgaaaaaatacagagcatcttttctgttatttctgtttctccagtttttattttctgaaaataaatgcaaatagaaacaatattttgatttgaaatttgggagaaatattgtacaGAATGaaccaaaaatgatcattttacctaaacacatacctagaaatattaaataaaaaaacctgaaaattatttttaaatggtctcttaatacATTAAAAGTGGACTGAAAGTATAGTTTCTTAAGTTTAAAAAAGGAATACTTAAAGCACACTTGAACAACTTCATTTTTGTTAGGGCTGATATTCATGTATgactaatataatataaaataattagggctgtcaaatgattcatcgcgattaatcacatccagaataaaagtccgtgtttacgtaatatatgtctgtgttctgtgcatattaattttgtatttataaatacatacatacatatatttaagaaaaataaaaattaataaacatttatatgtaatttcaattatttataaatataaataaatacatgtaaatgtttcctaaatatgtatacatgtgtgtgtatgtgtatgtctttataaatactaaatgaatatgcacagaacacaaacttttattctggatgcgattaatcgcgattaatcatttgacagccctaaaactAATATCATTTTTCAGAGGTTATATTCTGTGCGTTTGCGTCATTCACAGTAAATGAGTGGACGTGATGTGAATCAGATCATTGACCGTCTGCTTCAGTCTTGTCTGGGGTGAGAGTGTCTATTGTCTCGGGGTCTCAGCACGAGGGCGGCGTCCCACACAGTGGACACTAGTGTTCTGGACTAGAGTTCTGTTGTCACGGACACACTGTCGCCATGACTACAGCCTCATTTAGATTTCCTCAATAGTTGAGTGATAACTGACCGCTGACTTTTACACATTAAACTAAATCCACAGTAACTGCTTAAGTGAAGGACTCGTCGTCATTCTGTGACATCAGCAACACCAAGACGACATTTGAGATTTTGCACATCGTTTTTCCAGATTTACCTGCAGGATGGTGAAGTTTTCGAGGACGCTGTTCATCATGTATTTCTCTGGCAGATGTTTGAGTTTGTGGATGAAGTTGATCATGTATTCACACAGCGGCGAGCGATGAATCCTGAACACATATCTGCCGTTCTCAAAGCGTGCGTACTCCGTCTGCACGACAGATCAAATGAGCTCACACCCAACACCAGGCAAACATACACGCAAAACAGAATTACCATGACATGATGTCATGATCTGTTTGCATAGGACGATGGTTCTTTCTGTCAATTTAGGGCACTAATGCAATTCAACCTGACGTTTTATACCAATCGGATGGACTTATGTCGCCCATAAGATGTTTATGGTATAAATAAGTTGTGACATGAAATGATAATGGTGTCTCACCTCCACCTTTTCCACCACCTGTTTCCCGAACGAGCAGACTTTAGTGGAGGAGGTGATGATCATATTTTCAGTGCTCTCGTACTGACTGGATACGCCGTAGAAGAAAGCGCTGTCGTCCTGGAGGTTGATGCTGAGGTCAGCCTGCAGAACATGACAACAAATGAATCGTGACACAAGATGTGTGTTTTGATCCTCAGGCAAACAAAGTGACCCCAAAAAACCAAAAGGTTCCTCAAAGAATCATTTCTTTCATGCCTTTTTAAAGTCagttgaacaacaaaacacagaaaggtggTGTGGGTGTTAAGGTGAAGAACTTACATTGTTAAGattgtgtatatactgtgtgATTAATGTGTCGACGTGATTAAACATTTGTGAAGAATTAATGTTGCGCTCAACAAAACCATCAGACAGAAAAAGCAGATCACAAATGTTTCACCAGCATCCAAGCGAATGAAAGCGGATCCTCACATCCCACAATTCAAAGCACAGCTGACGTAAAACTCATTCACCTTTCCCCCTCATAACGCTTCCTCTCTCCACCTTTATCTCCAAGCCTTCTTCTTTTTATTCCCTCGTTCGTCTTCATTTCTCCTCAGAATCGACACCCTctcgcgcgctctctctctctctgcgagGGAATTCATCTCATTACAATCAAGTGGCCGGCGCGCTGGAAATCGCATTACGGCGTCCGGCAGCCTGTGTAACAATTTAGCACGCGCGCCTCAAATCCGATTCCGAGCGCACTTCAAAAGCGCGGGCCAATCCGTATGGACAGGGCCGCGAGACGGTGGCTGGAAATTTAATCTAGAATGCCATAGCTTTGCAGAACACCCCAGCGGGCCTGTCAACGTCTCCATGGCGACCCGAGCCCGAGGACGCTTAAGTCAAGAGCTGCGCTTATGAGAAGGCCGCTGATgcgcgtgttgtgtttttatagcGACATTCTTAATGGACTTAATATATCTAATGTTTCTTTATAGCCTCCTGCATGAGGTCCAGACATGAGAAAAGCCCCGGGCTCGGATTAAAATGTTCTTCGATGAACGATTGGAGGGTTGTGGGATTGTCGACATATCAGAATTTTTCTGCCCGTtatcaacacctgtaaaacTCATTCACTATTACCGGTTTTAATTCCACAGCACAAACAAATGCGCTATTGAACACGATCTCTTCATTTCTTCTACTGGAGGAAATCGTGAATTTGaatttaaacataaaacaccATGCTGATCGCATTAGACGAACCATTTTTATTAAAGCCCCCGTGAACCGGAatttgcgatcgtttttacgtctgtattttgacgcatttccgagtgaaaaggaatttcaaaggagaaaatgagtgggcgtggcttgcgttgttcactgcgatttgatttgatgtgtaaaaacagccgttgcattttgaaatgaaactggcagcagactgacagttgaaggggaggagttaacggatgctccgcccaatcGTCTAATTTACGTCGTTTGAGATGAATAGTCATTACAGatcggaagtgcattttcagatttgaactgaagattatgagtgcacatgaattttaaaaagacgCTATTTACTATAagcgctgcaatatttcatgaaaaataagaattgtcatttttaatttcactgggactttaatatatttttattataatatatgtgAACTGACAGCAATTGAAAACCGCCAttcttttattttcactttaaagtttcgttttctttttaatgtcATGCCAGCTTTTATGGTGTGTTGTGTTTCATTATAAAGAATAACCGAAAAAAAGGTCGTTTAAGCTTCATTGTTTCTAGAAACTGTTAAACGAAATGATTGGATTAACTCGGttaaaaacattcaacaaaataaaatgaattctgAACACTCttagaataaaatgtcaaagtgGAATCATAGAAAGATATATTTTTGGTTCTCCAAAGAAACTTTTGTGGTTTTTAAAAGAACCAATTCTTTCTTACCGTTTATTGTCTGTACACCCTTTTTCtgctataaagaaccttttgcGCAACAGAAAGGTTCTGTGGATGTTAAATTGATGGAACCATATAGCTAAAAtaattcttctatggcattgattagcaccttcattttttacatttgacagTTCTTTAACATCGACCAAACCTTTCTGTTGCGTGAAAGGTTCTTTGTACTATAGGTTCTTTTGTGCATACAGGTTCTTCAGACTAAAACAACAAGAAAGAAATGGACCTTTTGAAATTGACCAAAAATTGTCTCTCTAATGGCATTGCCGTGAAGAACCCTACGCaggtttcctgtagctcagtggtatgAGCGTGGCGCGAACAATGCAAAGGTCGTGGGTTCCATCCCAGGGGactgcacatacttagaaacaaatatataggataatgcaatgtaagtcactttggataaaagcgtccgtcaaatgcgtaaatgtaaaaaaagaaattgttCTATAAAGACCCTTTAACACCTGACGAATCTTTCAGACTTCAAGTAAGAAAGAATTTGGGGAATCCAAGAATGGTTGTTGTGAATCTACAGCATCactctgaagaacctttttaggAGCGTTTATAGAACCACCTACAGAAGAGATTAAGATCAAACTATGAACAACACTACACATATTTCAATCATAAAGTTCATTTCACACGTGCTTTACACACTCTCTCTAACAGCGTGTAAGTGCTGATGTGTTCAATAATGACTCTTTCATTGTtcctcattttgtttatttcgttaaaagtattttaagatacaaatgttgatgttttgaatTCTCATTTATTGCATGTACATGTGTTGGCCACTTTAAATGTGTGGCGCAATAACGCGTCACGTTCAGCAGAAACGACGAACTTCTGACTAAAGAGGAGCGGATGCCTCGTGAGGCTCTgctaatattgttttttttattattttaagttttatgtTGCTGCTTAGACGGACTAAAGATCTCTTTCACAACAAAGCGGCCAACGAGTTCTTACGGCATAAAACCAAGGCTTAAAGGCAAAAGCGCAAAGGTGCAGAAGTGCAGTTTTAAAGAACTACCTGTATCTGTGGTGTTGGGAAAGAGCTGCACAGCGCAtgcgcctgtcaatcaaactgcacaCAAGTCTCTAAAGCGCTCTGAAGCCGGTCCTGTTGGTTTCATTTACTAAGATTTACTACTGACTCTTAACCAACActcaagtctctctctctctctctctctctctctctctctctctgctggttCTCTAAATAAAGAGATGCGTGAGGTTTCAGGGGTGGAACAGCACGAGGGACAGGTGCCCAAGCTCAGATTTCTCCCAGCGAGACCACTAACATCCCTCACTCCCTTCCTCTGAAACCTTTCATTGAAGGGTCACCGTGAGCCGTGTGTAGATTTACTGCCGCTAATAAACAATCTGTGTTCCCCACACATCAAACACATCATTACAGACACTTTAGCTCTGGGTTGGTATGTGGAACGGGCATTCTCTTACCCAGAATTTGACGAGGAAGAAAGCGTTGGCGGGTCCTTTCTCAAACAGCTCCTTCAGCCCGCCTTTCTTCTCCGGGAACTTGTCGTAGATTTGTCGGATGTCAACAGCCTCTAAGAACGGGTCGCTGTATGTGGGGTTGGTCTGACCGATGTGTACGAACAGATGTTTGTTGACCTGCACGTGAAGACGTGAGAATGATGTACGAGCAGGTTCGGTCAGAATAAACATCAGACCCGTAGCGTGACTCACAGTCTCCGGGTCCTGAGGATGCTCCAGAAACGCGGAGAACTCCAGCATGCGGAGTTGAGAGCCGGAGATGCTGCGACCGTGCCAGGGCGGCACGCTGGAGGACATGGACAGACCTGTAGAGCTCTCATAACCTGAACAAGACCACGTTTAGTCATTATAGATCAGAGTTTTTTGCACATTTCCTTCCATTTTGCATGTAAATATTGAACACAACAGACCTGTTATAGGTGGAGGGCCGGAGGCCTGCATGAGGAAATTCGGCTGTGAAAATGGCTTGATGCTGTTTGGAAAAAGAATCAGGAGTGTCATTTCAGCCTTCGCAAGTGTAATACACAAATAATCGACAAACCGtagaataaaaacattgttttaagtttcagtcATTGATTTGTCAGCCGTACAGAGTGTTACACTAAACCTACTCTTCTGGACCGGCGGGTTGTCCCGCGAGAGCTCCGTGCCAAAACTGCAAAAACAAAGACGTGGAATGAAAGAGGCTCTCTGAAAAGCACACACACGTAAGCGATGGATAATTGACTCGACTCACCCCAGCAGATGTGTGGTACGCCGGCCGCGAGAGCCCCTGCAGGGCCATCTTATTCTGAAAGGCCGTGGCTGAGATGATCTGAGCTGAAGACATGCTGGACATGCTCTGGAGGACTTTATCTTTGGCTGCCTGGTCCTTTCACAAGAGAACAACATGAAGAACAGATGAAGTTTAAATAGACTTACAGacaatttaatttgtttcatttcaATACAACAGTAGTGAGAAGGAAGTCTTctttgagtgagtgagtgtgtgtgcgtgtgtgtgtgtgcatgtgtatgtgcgtgcgtgcgtgtgtgtgtgtgtgtgtgtgtgtgtgtgtgtgtgtgtgtgaatNNNNNNNNNNNNNNNNNNNNNNNNNNNNNNNNNNNNNNNNNNNNNNNNNNNNNNNNNNNNNNNNNNNNNNNNNNNNNNNNNNNNNNNNNNNNNNNNNNNNNNNNNNNNNNNNNNNNNNNNNNNNNNNNNNNNNNNNNNNNNNNNNNNNNNNNNNNNNNNNNNNNNNNNNNNNNNNNNNNNNNNNNNNNNNNNNNNNNNNNNNNNNNNNNNNNNNNNNNNNNNNNNNNNNNNNNNNNNNNNNNNNNNNNNNNNNNNNNNNNNNNNNNNNNNNNNNNNNNNNNNNNNNNNNNNNNNNNNNNNNNNNNNNNNNNNNNNNNNNNNNNNNNNNNNNNNNNNNNNNNNNNNNNNNNNNNNNNNNNNNNNNNNNNNNNNNNNNNNNNNNNNNNNNNNNNNNNNNNNNNNNNNNNNNNNNNNNNNNNNNNNNNNNNNNNNNNNNNNNNNNNNNNNNNNNNNNNNNNNNNNNNNNNNNNNNNNNNNNNNNNNNNNNNNNNNNNNNNNNNNNNNNNNNNNNNNNNNNNNNNNNNNNNNNNNNNNNNNNNNNNNNNNNNNNNNNNNNNNNNNNNNNNNNNNNNNNNNNNNNNNNNNNNNNNNNNNNNNNNNNNNNNNNNNNNNNNNNNNNNNNNNNNNNNNNNNNNNNNNNNNNNNNNNNNNNNNNNNNNNNNNNNNNNNNNNNNNNNNNNNNNNNNNNNNNNNNNNNNNNNNNNNNNNNNNNNNNNNNNNNNNNNNNNNNNNNNNNNNNNNNNNNNNNNNNNNNNNNNNNNNNNNNNNNNNNNNNNNNNNNNNNNNNNNNNNNNNNNNNNNNNNNNNNNNNNNNNNNNNNNNNNNNNNNNNNNNNNNNNNNNNNNNNNNNNNNNNNNNNNNNNNNNNNNNNNNNNNNNNNNNNNNNNNNNNNNNNNNNNNNNNNNNNNNNNNNNNNNNNNNNNNNNNNNNNNNNNNNNNNNNNNNNNNNNNNNNNNNNNNNNNNNNNNNNNNNNNNNNNNNNNNNNNNNNNNNNNNNNNNNNNNNNNNNNNNNNNNNNNNNNNNNNNNNNNNNNNNNNNNNNNNNNNNNNNNNNNNNNNNNNNNNNNNNNNNNNNNNNNNNNNNNNNNNNNNNNNNNNNNNNNNNNNNNNNNNNNNNNNNNNNNNNNNNNNNNNNNNNNNNNNNNNNNNNNNNNNNNNNNNNNNNNNNNNNNNNNNNNNNNNNNNNNNNNNNNNNNNNNNNNNNNNNNNNNNNNNNNNNNNNNNNNNNNNNNNNNNNNNNNNNNNNNNNNNNNNNNNNNNNNNNNNNNNNNNNNNNNNNNNNNNNNNNNNNNNNNNNNNNNNNNNNNNNNNNNNNNNNNNNNNNNNNNNNNNNNNNNNNNNNNNNNNNNNNNNNNNNNNNNNNNNNNNNNNNNNNNNNNNNNNNNNNNNNNNNNNNNNNNNNNNNNNNNNNNNNNNNNNNNNNNNNNNNNNNNNNNNNNNNNNNNNNNNNNNNNNNNNNNNNNNNNNNNNNNNNNNNNNNNNNNNNNNNNNNNNNNNNNNNNNNNNNNNNNNNNNNNNNNNNNNNNNNNNNNNNNNNNNNNNNNNNNNNNNNNNNNNNNNNNNNNNNNNNNNNNNNNNNNNNNNNNNNNNNNNNNNNNNNNNNNNNNNNNNNNNNNNNNNNNNNNNNNNNNNNNNNNNNNNNNNNNNNNNNNNNNNNNNNNNNNNNNNNNNNNNNNNNNNNNNNNNNNNNNNNNNNNNNNNNNNNNNNNNNNNNNNNNNNNNNNNNNNNNNNNNNNNNNNNNNNNNNNNNNNNNNNNNNNNNNNNNNNNNNNNNNNNNNNNNNNNNNNNNNNNNNNNNNNNNNNNNNNNNNNNNNNNNNNNNNNNNNNNNNNNNNNNNNNNNNNNNNNNNNNNNNNNNNNNNNNNNNNNNNNNNNNNNNNNNNNNNNNNNNNNNNNNNNNNNNNNNNNNNNNNNNNNNNNNNNNNNNNNNNNNNNNNNNNNNNNNNNNNNNNNNNNNNNNNNNNNNNNNNNNNNNNNNNNNNNNNNNNNNNNNNNNNNNNNNNNNNNNNNNNNNNNNNNNNNNNNNNNNNNNNNNNNNNNNNNNNNNNNNNNNNNNNNNNNNNNNNNNNNNNNNNNNNNNNNNNNNNNNNNNNNNNNNNNNNNNNNNNNNNNNNNNNNNNNNNNNNNNNNNNNNNNNNNNNNNNNNNNNNNNNNNNNNNNNNNNNNNNNNNNNNNNNNNNNNNNNNNNNNNNNNNNNNNNNNNNNNNNNNNNNNNNNNNNNNNNNNNNNNNNNNNNNNNNNNNNNNNNNNNNNNNNNNNNNNNNNNNNNNNNNNNNNNNNNNNNNNNNNNNNNNNNNNNNNNNNNNNNNNNNNNNNNNNNNNNNNNNNNNNNNNNNNNNNNNNNNNNNNNNNNNNNNNNNNNNNNNNNNNNNNNNNNNNNNNNNNNNNNNNNNNNNNNNNNNNNNNNNNNNNNNNNNNNNNNNNNNNNNNNNNNNNNNNNNNNNNNNNNNNNNNNNNNNNNNNNNNNNNNNNNNNNNNNNNNNNNNNNNNNNNNNNNNNNNNNNNNNNNNNNNNNNNNNNNNNNNNNNNNNNNNNNNNNNNNNNNNNNNNNNNNNNNNNNNNNNNNNNNNNNNNNNNNNNNNNNNNNNNNNNNNNNNNNNNNNNNNNNNNNNNNNNNNNNNNNNNNNNNNNNNNNNNNNNNNNNNNNNNNNNNNNNNNNNNNNNNNNNNNNNNNNNNNNNNNNNNNNNNNNNNNNNNNNNNNNNNNNNNNNNNNNNNNNNNNNNNNNNNNNNNNNNNNNNNNNNNNNNNNNNNNNNNNNNNNNNNNNNNNNNNNNNNNNNNNNNNNNNNNNNNNNNNNNNNNNNNNNNNNNNNNNNNNNNNNNNNNNNNNNNNNNNNNNNNNNNNNNNNNNNNNNNNNNNNNNNNNNNNNNNNNNNNNNNNNNNNNNNNNNNNNNNNNNNNNNNNNNNNNNNNNNNNNNNNNNNNNNNNNNNNNNNNNNNNNNNNNNNNNNNNNNNNNNNNNNNNNNNNNNNNNNNNNNNNNNNNNNNNNNNNNNNNNNNNNNNNNNNNNNNNNNNNNNNNNNNNNNNNNNNNNNNNNNNNNNNNNNNNNNNNNNNNNNNNNNNNNNNNNNNNNNNNNNNNNNNNNNNNNNNNNNNNNNNNNNNNNNNNNNNNNNNNNNNNNNNNNNNNNNNNNNNNNNNNNNNNNNNNNNNNNNNNNNNNNNNNNNNNNNNNNNNNNNNNNNNNNNNNNNNNNNNNNNNNNNNNNNNNNNNNNNNNNNNNNNNNNNNNNNNNNNNNNNNNNNNNNNNNNNNNNNNNNNNNNNNNNNNNNNNNNNNNNNNNNNNNNNNNNNNNNNNNNNNNNNNNNNNNNNNNNNNNNNNNNNNNNNNNNNNNNNNNNNNNNNNNNNNNNNNNNNNNNNNNNNgagagagagagagagagagagagagagagagagagagagagagagagagagtgagagagagagagagagagagagaggaatgcAATGTAACAAAAAAAGAAGCTTGTTAAAGAAAAATCTACATTGTTTGAAAAAATCTTTTGCTTCTGTCACATTTCTCATGTCAGTAGCATTGATACTTTCTGTCTGGTTTCTTTATAACTGTAGCGTATAAGTGTGGAAGAATTATATATGTTTATGGCAGCTCAAGCAACTGTTGTGTCCTTGAATCATGTCCGATCAGTGCATTCTTCAGACCTGAAGTGAAATACGGGTGTGTGCGTCCCTCACGCTTCTCAGTTACACGCCCGCATTTAAAAGGCCTGTCAGTGTTAACCGTGTGACCAGCGCTGCTCTCCGACAGCTGGGCCAAGATGGCCGCCGGCCAGCGGGTGAACTACGCCATACAATGAAAGACGGGCGGCCGCGAGGAGAGGGCTTGATATTGCAGAGCCCTTGGCTAAACTCTTACACAGCCGGAGGTCACGCGCTTTCTGATAATTAATTGATCGATGCGTTTATCgtgtttattttgttcattattATTTACTCTCGGATAAATGAAACAATGGAGAATT contains:
- the LOC130552155 gene encoding transcriptional enhancer factor TEF-3-like encodes the protein MPRACGVQTSSRAFRKRWPSIRPAADARSSYQMRARCTVSSHIQVLARRKAREIQVKFKDQAAKDKVLQSMSSMSSAQIISATAFQNKMALQGLSRPAYHTSAGFWHGALAGQPAGPEDIKPFSQPNFLMQASGPPPITGYESSTGLSMSSSVPPWHGRSISGSQLRMLEFSAFLEHPQDPETVNKHLFVHIGQTNPTYSDPFLEAVDIRQIYDKFPEKKGGLKELFEKGPANAFFLVKFWADLSINLQDDSAFFYGVSSQYESTENMIITSSTKVCSFGKQVVEKVETEYARFENGRYVFRIHRSPLCEYMINFIHKLKHLPEKYMMNSVLENFTILQVVTSRDTLETLLCIAYVFEVSTSEHGAQHHIYRLVKD